A window of the Serinus canaria isolate serCan28SL12 chromosome 20, serCan2020, whole genome shotgun sequence genome harbors these coding sequences:
- the LOC103818805 gene encoding thyrotropin-releasing hormone receptor-like — MENGSASGNQSLGRMPRQPLELQVVTILLVLLICGVGIAGNAMVVLVVLRTKHMVTPTNCYLVSLAVADLIVLLAAGLPNISEVVASWVYGYAGCLCITYLQYLGINISAWSIAAFTVERYIAICHAIKAQLLCTVSRARRIIASLWLFTSLYCLMWFFLVDTTQVTFSDGAQVICGYRVSRSLYMPIYFLDFAVFYVIPLGLATVLYGLIARILFVSPLPGTPQHSFLGSVHQGSSLRLSCRGSRGALSSRKQVTKMLAVVVALFAVLWLPYRTLVVVNSFVDPPYLNTWFILFCRLCIYLNSAINPIIYNLMSQKFRAAFRKLYKCQEKSAELPAPCTTPVYYSAVKDCSHDSSEHNLTEHEDLSRLPAPAKKNKQIL, encoded by the exons ATGGAGAACGGCTCGGCCAGCGGCAACCAGAGCCTGGGCAGGATGCCCcggcagcccctggagctgcaggtggtcaccatcctgctggtgctgctcatcTGCGGCGTGGGCATCGCGGGCAACGCCATGGTGGTACTGGTGGTGCTGCGCACCAAGCACATGGTGACCCCCACCAACTGCTACCTGGTGAGCCTGGCCGTGGCCGACCTCATCGTGCTGCTGGCGGCCGGGCTGCCCAACATCTCCGAAGTGGTGGCTTCTTGGGTGTACGGCTACGCCGGCTGCCTCTGCATCACCTACTTGCAGTACCTGGGCATCAACATCTCCGCCTGGTCCATCGCCGCCTTCACGGTGGAGCGGTACATCGCCATCTGCCACGCCATCAAGGCGCAGCTCCTGTGCACCGTGTCCCGCGCCAGGCGCATCATCGCCTCGCTGTGGCTCTTCACCTCCCTCTATTGCCTCATGTGGTTCTTCCTGGTGGACACCACCCAGGTCACCTTCTCGGACGGGGCGCAGGTCATCTGCGGCTACCGGGTCTCCAGAAGCCTTTACATGCCCATTTACTTCTTGGATTTTGCCGTCTTCTATGTCATCCCGCTGGGGCTGGCAACTGTCCTCTACGGCCTCATTGCCCGCATCCTCTTCGTGAGCCCCCTGCCCGGCACCCCGCAGCATTCCTTCCTGGGCTCCGTGCACCAGGGCAGCTCCCTCCGGCTCTCCTGCCGGGGCAGCAGGGGCGCGCTCAGCTCCCGCAAGCAG GTGACCAAGATGCTGGCTGTGGTGGTGGCCCTCTTCGCCGTGCTGTGGCTGCCCTACCGCACGCTGGTGGTGGTGAACTCCTTCGTGGACCCTCCGTACCTCAACACCTGGTTCATCCTCTTCTGCCGCCTGTGCATCTACCTGAACAGCGCCATCAACCCCATCATCTACAACCTCATGTCACAGAAGTTCAGGGCTGCCTTTAGGAAGTTGTACAAGTGCCAGGAGAAGagtgcagagctccctgccccgTGCACCACCCCAGTGTACTACAGTGCTGTGAAGGATTGTTCTCATGACAGCTCTGAGCACAACCTCACCGAGCACGAGGATCTGAGCAGGCTCCCTGCACCTGCAAAGAAGAATAAACAAATCCTGTAA
- the OCSTAMP gene encoding osteoclast stimulatory transmembrane protein yields MESFQARLGHFTATGIRARVYCEDFLLPKVHRTMADLWWIYSKPVPADGRELWTLFLQCSCITAVIGSLFYNWMFASLEYSWHLSVAMAISFSLLLLLTLFLVHPARCVFSMIMPTLGTKQGRKLLFSTCIMIAVVNITPNIISNIKTILQVIQCICKNSSDSLLNSTALLEKVSWEFGEAIQEATHSIYKPMNGHFRFSLFQNSSLIYQKMHLAGEKISREFLSVEVLVKDSVRVANRLAAGFFMLYLCFESTWYLKNYLTNLRFDNFYITKKLERLAVDRRAAHLLVGSSKKLIRPTGLKLSREEVVLCLLQAMLVTVALMLMLVLVAMDHFAFSVADTAVRKAAQFSAVPVTLSIKYKAEMGITPFLFKLFWRPSEALLLRDFNRTYHHHLIFSSARCRISPPRPPNPSVLLVVGLLFCILYGTVFLETFARRLCRGIAASFFPACEEERVLHLYGRLARRHRREQNPLKGALGSQGDGWMADITAQASATGSPI; encoded by the exons ATGGAGAGTTTTCAGGCAAGACTAGGGCACTTCACTGCCACTGG GATAAGAGCTCGTGTTTACTGTGAAGACTTTCTGCTCCCAAAGGTGCACAGAACTATGGCAGACCTGTGGTGGATTTACTCCAAACCTGTCCCAGCAGATGGCAGAGAGCTATGGACCTTGTTTCTGCAGTGTTCCTGCATTACAGCAGTGATAGGGAGCCTCTTTTACAACTGGATGTTTGCTTCCCTGGAGTACTCCTGGCACCTCTCCGTTGCCATGGCCATCTCCTTCagcctgctccttctcctgacTCTCTTTTTGGTGCATCCTGCCCGTTGTGTCTTCAGCATGATCATGCCCACCTTAGGCACCAAGCAGGGCCGGAAGCTTCTCTTCTCCACCTGCATCATGATTGCAGTGGTGAACATAACGCCCAACATCATAAGCAACATTAAAACCATACTGCAGGTTATTCAGTGCATCTGCAAGAATTCCTCTGACAGCCTTCTGAACTCAACTGCCCTGCTAGAGAAAGTTTCCTGGGAGTTTGGGGAGGCAATCCAAGAAGCCACTCATTCCATTTATAAGCCTATGAATGGACATTTTCGTTTTTCATTGTTTCAGAACAGCTCCTTGATTTACCAAAAAATGCACCTTGCTGGTGAGAAAATTAGCAGAGAGTTCTTGTCTGTTGAGGTACTGGTCAAAGACTCTGTACGAGTAGCCAACAGACTGGCTGCTGGATTCTTCATGCTCTATCTCTGTTTTGAGTCCACCTGGTATTTGAAAAATTATCTCACCAACCTTCGCTTTGACAATTTTTACATCACCAAGAAGCTGGAACGTTTAGCCGTGGACAGAAGAGCAGCTCATCTTCTGGTGGGATCATCCAAAAAACTCATCCGACCAACAGGCTTGAAGCTGTCCAGGGAAGAAGTGgtgctgtgcctcctgcaggCCATGCTGGTCACCGTGGCCCTGATGCTGATGTTGGTGCTGGTGGCCATGGACCACTTTGCCTTCAGCGTGGCAGACACAGCAGTGAGAAAGGCAGCTCAGTTCTCTGCAGTGCCCGTCACTCTCAGCATCAAATACAAG GCCGAAATGGGGATCACGCCCTTTCTATTCAAACTTTTCTGGCGTCCTTCTGAGGCATTACTGCTCAGGGACTTCAACAGGACCTACCACCACCACCTGATCTTCAGCTCTGCCCGCTGCAGGATCAGCCCCCCCAGGCCCCCcaacccctctgtgctgctcgTTGTGGGGCTGCTCTTCTGCATCCTCTACGGCACCGTGTTCCTGGAAACCTTCGCGCGGCGCCTGTGCCGCGGCATCGCCGCCTCCTTCTTCCCGGCCTGCGAGGAGGAGAGAGTGCTCCACCTCTACGGGAGACTGGCCAGGaggcacaggagggagcagaaCCCTCTGAAGGGTGCTTTGGGAAGTCAGggggatggctggatggctgatATCACAGCACAGGCTTCTGCCACAGGATCACCCATTTAG